Below is a genomic region from Thermodesulfobacteriota bacterium.
TGTAGGGAATGTCGATCTTTATGGTACGGTCCCGGAGGGCCTCCATGTATTCATTATTGACCAGCTTTTTATACTCCGGCTCGTTTGTGTGTCCAATTATCGCCTCATCTACATCTACCTGGGCGAATTTCTTGGGCTTGATCTTGTGCTCCTGGGTGGCTCCGAGTAGGTCATAAAGAAACGCCACGTCCAGTTTCAGGATCTCGATGAATTCGACGATGCCTCGATTGGCCACGTTCAGTTCCCCGTCAAAATTGAATGCCCGGGGGTCGGAATCGGACCCGAATAAGGCTATTTTTCGGTAATTTATATCCCCGGTCAGCTCGGTTGAGTCCTGGTTTTTCTCGTCCTTGGGCTGGAAGGTCCCTATCCCAATTCTATCCATTTCCGAGAATATTAATCTTTTGACCCTCACATGGGAAACGACCTTCTCCCAGTCACCCATGTATTTCTCCATGAGCTGATTGTAGTAAAACCTGCATACCGGACAAAGGTCTCCCTCTATCCTCAAATATTCCTCGTCGTCTTTTCCGCGATTTATCTCCGAGAGAATCCTCTCTCTTACGCTGGACGGGACCAAACGGAGTGGCTCCTCGTGCATGGGGCAATCTACTTTCTCCGTCGAGCCGTTTTCGTTCTCCACCAGCCAATAAAATGAATATATAGCTCCCTCCGGAGTCTTAGTATATTCTTCCAGTCCGTGCTTGAAGAGCCGGACGATAGTGCTCTTCGAACTCCCCACCGGGCCGTGGAGAAGAATAATTCGTCTTTCCGGGCCGTAGCCCCGCGCCGCCGCTTTTATCACGTCGACCAGTTTCATGAGATATCTGTCCAGCCCGAATATGGCATCTCTCCCGTGGGAAATCGGGTCATCGAAGAATTTATAATGTATTAGTTTCTGCTTGAACTCGGTGTATTCTTCCGTTCCATAGGAAGTGATCATATCGTAAATCCTCTGAAACGCCGTCCGAACAACCTTTGGGTTTTGATAGACCAAATTGAGATAATCATCAAAGCTTCCTTCCCAATGGAGCTCCTGAAATCTTCCGGGGTGAAGTGATTCTTTAATTATAGAAGCGAGCTTACTTCTTTCTCTTCCTTCTACCTCTTCTTTCATTTTGAATACACCCCCCTTAACACTTTTTTATCGAAAAGAAGTCATAAAAATAGAAATAAATATATAAAATAGAAACGGACAAATAATAAATTAAGTAGAATCTCTTTTTTGTTACTACTTTTGTACCGCCCGTTATCGACATCATTCTTTTGACAAAGAACGTTCAGGGCTACTCATTCAAGAATCAATAAAAGTATAAAGAGCCAGCTAAGACATTGTCAATACTTTTTATGCTTATATACCCACTCGACGATAATTAGATAATTTTCTTTGACGTAAAATCTGACCGATATCCTCGTAGGAACAGCTCTAACAATGGCTGGCTGTGTCCACTTTCCCACCATAACGAAAGAAGGTTGAAACCACAACGGCGCTATGTTATGATTCCGCACCTATTCAAATAACTGCCGAAAAACCGTACACAAGGAGCGGAAGGAAATGAGTATTCTCGTGAACAAGAATACCAAGGTAGTGGTTCAAGGAATCACCGGAAGCGCCGGACTTTTTCACGCCACTCAGTGTCGTGAATATGGAACAAAAATAGTCGGAGGCGTCACGCCGGGCAAAGGAGGGACAGAGATAGAAGGTTTTCCGGTTTTTAACACGGTTTCGGAAGCGGTGAAAGAAACCAGTGCGAATACGTCTCTCATATTCGTTCCCGCACCGTTCGCCATGGATGCCATTGTTGAGGCAGTAGACGCCGGGATCAAGCTGGTTATCTGTATAACCGAAGGCATACCCACCATGGATATGATAAAGGTAAAAAAATACATGGAAGGAAAACGAGCAAGGTTAATTGGTCCGAACTGCCCCGGTGTTATGACGCCGGGCGAAGCAAAAGTAGGAATCATGCCCGGATACATTCATCTTCCGGGGAGAATAGGGATAATCTCTCGGAGTGGAACCTTAACCTACGAAGCAGTATGGCAATTAACCAACCTGGGTATAGGTCAGTCGACAAGCGTAGGAATAGGCGGAGACCCGATTGTCGGCTCCAGCTTCATCGACATCCTAAAACTGTTCGAGAAGGATAAAGACACGGATGCAGTAGTGCTGATAGGAGAAATCGGTGGAAGCGCCGAAGAAGATGCGGCCGCTTTCATTAAAAAGAGCTTCAGTAAGCCGGTGGTAGCGTTCATTGCCGGGGCAACAGCCCCAAAAGGAAAGAGAATGGGCCATGCCGGCGCTATAATTTCAGGCAGTTCCGGCACGGCAGCAGACAAAAGGGCGGCTTTAGAACGCGCCGGGGTAAAGGTTTGTCCAAGCCCGGCTGAGATTGGAGAGACGCTGAGGCAGGCAATCAGTTGAGAGGAGTTCGCCCTTCGACTAGCCCAGGACGAACGGGTTTGTTCTATTTTATAAAGCTTTTTCAGCGGATTTAAATCCGCTCATACTGAGCAAGTATGAATATAAAACGAAGGAGTTTCCCTTAGACATTGCTCTGAACAGGCTTTCCCCGTCGAGTAGAAAGGATGAAATTATTTCTCTGCGCTCAAAGGGGAAAGAAGTTACTCATTTCAGAAACATAGTGGAAGTAACTATCATGCTCACCCAAGCTTTACCGCTTCCTCGATGAGCATAATCGGGATATCGTCCTTGATGGGATATAAGAGCTTGCACTGGTCGCAGATCAGACCAGAGCCGTCCTGGTTTAATCGGATATCCCCCTTGCACTTGGGACAGGCAAGTATCTCCAGTAACTTTTCGTCTATGGGCATTTTCAACTCCGTTGACCTTATCTTGGTTTTTTACATTTGCCATCCCCGTCTTGACAAACTGGATTCCCACTTCCGTGGGAATGACCAATCAGAGGATTCACGCTTAAACTTGTACCCGCATGTACCAAGCGGGTAACTTGCGGGAATGACATAAAGATATTCGTAAATTTAGTAATTCGAAAATATCTTCCCTTGATTGTAAGTACAAGAGATTGGTTATCTATACACATCCAAATTCTCCTTAAGCCACTCATAATGCCTCTTTAACCCCTGTTGAATATCAAACCTTGGTGAATAGCCAAAATCCCTTTTTGCCTTCGACACATCGGCATAGGTGTGCTTTGCATCTCCCCTCTGAGGCTCTTTATACTTTAGGTTAGCTCTCTTGCCGGAAATCTCCTCGATGATTTTGATCGCCTCGATGAGTTTTATCCTGCTCCCTCCGCCTACATTATAGCTTTCACCCTCTTTCCCTCGATAGTAAGCCTGTAAATTTGCTTCAACCGCATCATCTATAAAGGTAAAGTCCCTGGTTTGCTCTCCGGTGCCGTATATTTCTATTTCTTTTCCCAGTAGAATCGCGCTTATGAACTTATGAAACCCCATATCCGGGCGCTGCCTCGGCCCATATACCGTAAAATATCTGAGCGATACCACAGGAATGCCGTAACCTTTGAAATATAAGGAGGCCAGATGCTCTCCGGCTAATTTAGAAACGCCATAAGGAGAGACCGGGTTTGTAGGGGTAGTTTCCTTGATAGGAAGTTCGTCCGCGTCTCCGTAGACAGAAGAAGACGAGGCGTAAATAAACTTCTTTATCCCCGTATCCTTACACGCTTCGAGAAGAACCTGGGTTCCCATTATGTTGTTATCCACGTATTGATTGAAATCCTTACCCCAGCTAGCCCTCACACCGGGAATGGCCGCTTGATGAAACACCGCCTCTATAGAGTATAGAATTTCCCTCAAATTTAGGTTCAGTATGTTGCCCTCTACAAACCTAAACTTAGGGTTATCTTTCAATTTCTTCAAGTTGTTTTCCTTGATTCTTTTGGGATAATAATCGAGAAAAGAGTCAATGCCGATTATATCGAACCCCTCCCCGATAAGTCTTTCCGCAAGATTAGAACCTATGAAACCGGAAACCCCGGTTATTAATAACGACAATTTGCTCTTTACCTCCTTGCCTGTTTCAGCGGAGTAGAATACCATATAATATTAAAGTTTTTTCATCTTAGAAATCCATATTTGAGCTTTAACCCAAAATATACAAAGAAAAATTGCTCTTGATCCTTGCTGTTATAGTATTCCTCAAGCTGTCATTCCCACGGAAGTGGGAATCCAGTTTTTATTTATGGATCCCCGATAAAAGAATTCGGGGATGACAGAAAGGGCGGACACCCGCTGTTCCCCGGTTAAACCGTGGGACTGGTATGACAAAGGTCAAGTAGTCGATTAATTTTGCACCCGCATGTTTTACACGACGTCGCAAACGTAGAAGATTTGCAAAATGAGTTTAAGGAAATAGAAACGCGTTGATACTATTAATACATAATAAACCCAAAACAAGTTATAACAAGGCAATTTCCACTACTAGAAAGTAAACTATAACCCCATGCGAATCCTAATAATTAGAAGAGGGGCCGTCGGAGATACGGTTGTCACCCTCCCTACCCTGGGAATACTAAGAACCTGTTACCCGGATGCATATATAGAGGTAATAGGTAACCCGGATTACTGGGAGATTGCACACAAAAGATACTATGTAGATGCAGTTTCCAAAGGCGATGCCAAGCTTACCCCCGAGCTTTATTCAAGGGGAGGAGAAATAGGTAAAGGTCTTTCTCATTACTTCTCTTCCTTCGACCTGATCATAGGATACGTAAGCGACCCGGACGGAACACTCTCAGAAAACCTCAGGAAAACCGGTGCAGGAAGAGTGGTTACCCGTTCGCCTTTCCCCAAGGGAGATGAGAGGCACGCAGCCGATTATACCGCGCTTGTTCTCACCGAAATCGGGCTGGAGGTGAATCCTCCGCTATTTCCCAAGATTCATTTGAACGATGAAGACCTGGCTTTCGCATATCAATTCCTTTCTTCAATAGAACATAATCAGGCAGAGACGCCATCAATGGCGTCTCTACGAATAGAGCAATTTTCTCATTCGGCGCATAAACCTTTTGTAGCAATACATCCAAGGACATATGGTATTAAGGGGCTGCCGATTGAAACATTCGTTAAGATAGGGAAATGGGTTGAAAACACAATCGATGCGAAGACAATGTGGATTACCGGTCAGGCCGAGGAGGAGAACATAGATATTATCAAATTGAACTTTCCCTCGTCCATACTTTTTCATCTCCAGCCCCTTCCTAAAGTCGCCGCCGTTCTCCGACTCTCCCGCTTCTATATCGGATGCGACACCGGAATCTCCCACCTTGCCGCCGCCGCCGGGGCGCCGGTCATTGCCCTATTTGGCCCTACCAACCCGCATGTCTGGGGCCCAAGGGGTAGCAAGGTCTGGATAGTAAAGGCTGATGACATGGCCGAATTTGAGGATGAGAATCTAAAAGAGATAATCTATAAATTCGACGGAATAGGCGATGTAAAGGAATACAGAATACTTCCTTATCGACCTGAAAAATAATCACGTTCAAATTACGGGCATAAGTTTGTATTCCGAACATAGGCAACATTCTATTAAAAGGTAGGGAACGCATACCTGTCCAGCAAAGTCGAAGGATATGCGTTCCTTACAAGGCTTATGGATTCACTTAAATAGGTGCAGGATTGAGCGGTCGCCATGTACCACAATATAAGCAGTCCTCCAAAAACAAACACTCGACTAAAATCACACTTGACAGGGATTTGTAGGAGTGATAATAGAGATTATATACAGATAAATCCTGCCAAGCCTGGAAAGAAAACTGTTTTTTATAGCTCTGGCCTGGGGAATATCACTCCGCTCTTTCTTCTACTTTTAAATGGGAAGCATTTATAACATAGCAACTAGGAGGATGAAATGTCCAAAAAGTCCACCGTCGGAATCAAAAAGAAATCACCCAGGCGGGCCCTCTGCGTAGGTATAAACGACTACCCATACGAGGGGAATGACCTAAACGGCTGTGTCAACGACGCCAATGCCTGGGCCGGGCTGCTGACAAAGCAATACGGATTTCCGAAGTCAGACGTCAAGGTACTGCTCGATTCGGAAGCGACTAAAAAGAACATAATGAAAGCGCTAAAGAGATTGATGGCCGGGGCAAGGCCGGGAGACATACTGGTTTTTACCAACTCATCGCACGGTTCTTATGTCGCCGATACAAGCGGAGACGAGGAGAAGTATGATGAAATACTCTGCCCTTATGATATAGAGGACAACCATATCCTCGACGACGAGCTAAGAGAGCTAATAGCCAACTTAAAATCCGGGGTTAATATGACGGTTATTTTGGACAACTGTTTTTCCGGTACGGCCACGCGGGCGGCTGTCGCCGAAATAATTCCCGGCCTGAAAACACCGGATGACCGGCGGGTGCGTTTTCTTAGTCCGGCCCTTCGCGGGCTGCCGGTGCTCCAAAATCCCTGGAGTGCCAAGCCCAATTCAAAGATGAAACAGCCAGAGTCGAAGATGATGGAGATCCTATTGAGCGGATGTACAGACAAAGAATACTCATACGACGCATTCTTTGACGGTGTTTACCACGGCGCCTTAACCTATTACGCCATACAAGCCATAAGGCAGGCCAATTATAAGCTAACCTACTCTCAGTTGCATAAGCGTATCGTCAATCTAATCAGCGACTATCCGCAACACCCTCAGCTCGAGGGGAAGAGTTCAAACAAAAAGAGGCAAATATTTAGCTGATATCTACCATAGGAATGACCCGGCGGGTCGTCTCTACGATATAATTTGAACTACAGAAAAACCAGCGGACACCAACCATAATAACAAAACGGGGAGGCTTTTATGACCGGTTCAAGGCAAAAGGCACTGTCAGAAATCGCCAATTTGGAATGGGAAGAGTTTGAAAAACGCCTTCTAACCACCACCAGAGGGAGAAGGAGGGCTGGAGCGGATGAAACGGCAATGCGGCAATACTTCGGGGACGAGGAATTTGAGGAACTGCAGAAGCTGGCCTACGAGGCCCAACGGTCAAGACAGAGGGCCCCGGTCCTGGGAAACCTGGTACTCCTTCCCGGCATTATGGGGTCCTATCTGGTCACCGTAGACAACGATGACGACGAAGACCTGGTCTGGGTAAATTTCTTTAGACTTATAAAAGGAGACATCAAACGGTTAAAGCTATCCCCGGATGGCCATAGTGAGGCCAATCCAAAATACCGGGTAAAGACCAGCATCATACACAAGGGCACATATGCCCGTGCAATGCTCAAGTTAAGTGCACGCTGGAACGTAAAACCCTTTGCCTTCGATTGGCGGAAGGACATAGACCTATCTTCCAGGGCGCTGGCTGACTTCATCGAAGAGAAGTTCAAGGACGAGCCGGTGCATCTTGTGGCACACTCCATGGGTGGGTTGGTGAGCCGGAATTTCATACGTCTCCATAAAGACCTATGGGAAAAGATGCGTGATGGAAATGGTGTCCGGGGGGGACGGTTGGTCATGCTGGGGACGCCCAACTACGGCTCTTTCGCCATCCCGCAGACGATGACCGGGGTGGAAAAGATGGTCAGGCTGTTAGAAGCGGCCGATCTAAAAAATAATCTTAAGGAACTACTTGAAATCATCAACACCTTTGTCGGCAGCTACGAGATGCTTCCAGCTCAAAGCAAGATCCCCGAGCCCACCCAGGCTATCTATAGGGCAGAAACCTGGGGGAAATTCCCCGTCTTCGAGAATCATCTCAAGCGCGCTCTGAAGTTTCATTCCGACCTGGAGACAGAAAAAACTATAGACCCCGAGCGCATGACTTATATAGCCGGTTGCAACAGGGAGACCCTCTCCGGGCTTGAAATCGTCGAACCGGGCAAGTTCAAGTATTTCATAACCTACGACGGCGACGGTCGTGTTCCCCACCGGCTAGGCTTGCTGGAAGGGGTTAAGACATATTACGTCGAGGAAGACCACGGGAGCCTACCCAAGAACGACAAGGTGATTACCGCAATAGACCAACTGCTCGAACGCGGAGAAACTTCGGTCCTGCCCGACCGCCCCATCACGGCAAGGGTTACGCTACCGGAGGGAGCCACCTGGCATCGCTCATTAGGAGAGTATCTGGTCAGGTCTGAAGTGGAGAAAATCGCCAGGCAGGCAGAATACGACTACGACAATGTTAGCCCCGATGACCTTCGAATTGCCGAAGAAACGGTGATGAGAGCGGCTATCGGTGAGAACCGGCCTGTCAAAAAGCCGGCTCACAGAAAACCGGCACCACCGGTGAGAAAGAAACCACTCCGCATCGATGTTGTCTTGGGTGATGTCACCAAAGTTAGCGCGCCGGTGGTTGTGGTCGGTCATTACAAAGGCGTGACTCCGATCAGCGCAATCGGCGCATTAGACAAGAAGCTAGGCGGCTGGATCCGCCAAGCCACGGAGCACTCCATGCTCGCCGGAGAATTAGGACAACTATACTTCATTCCGGTGATGCGCAATCAAATAGCCGCAGACACCGTCCTGGTGGCGGGCATGGGGCAGGAAGGAAAATTCAGCCGGGACGACCTGAGCTATTTGATGTTGAACGTAACCCAAGCCATATCCACCCTGGAATTGGACAGTTTTGCCTCGGTGATTATCGGGGGCGGTCAGGGCAGTCTGGAGCTGGACGATGCTCTCAAAGCCATCCTGCTTGGAATATCCGAGGCGCTTGAACGAATGGGCGATAAAAAGAAGGTAAGACGTATCACCTTTGTCGAGTTTGATTCCAAGCGCCACAAAGATATCGCCGATATTCTAACCAGTTACAAGGATGAGAACTTCCCGCCAAATCTGGAGATCAAGGTATTTCGAAGGGCACTCCCCGGGGCAATAAAGAAGCCTAAGGCAAAA
It encodes:
- a CDS encoding serine protein kinase, whose protein sequence is MKEEVEGRERSKLASIIKESLHPGRFQELHWEGSFDDYLNLVYQNPKVVRTAFQRIYDMITSYGTEEYTEFKQKLIHYKFFDDPISHGRDAIFGLDRYLMKLVDVIKAAARGYGPERRIILLHGPVGSSKSTIVRLFKHGLEEYTKTPEGAIYSFYWLVENENGSTEKVDCPMHEEPLRLVPSSVRERILSEINRGKDDEEYLRIEGDLCPVCRFYYNQLMEKYMGDWEKVVSHVRVKRLIFSEMDRIGIGTFQPKDEKNQDSTELTGDINYRKIALFGSDSDPRAFNFDGELNVANRGIVEFIEILKLDVAFLYDLLGATQEHKIKPKKFAQVDVDEAIIGHTNEPEYKKLVNNEYMEALRDRTIKIDIPYITKLSDEIKIYRRDFNSDRIKGKHIAPHTLEIAAMWAVLTRLEEPKKAGITLMQKLKLYDGSVIPGFTEDTIRELKKETEREAMEGISPRYIQDKISNALVSDLSKKCVNPFMVMSEIESGLAHHSLISNESQRRRYKELLTLVRQEYEEIIKNEVQRAIAADEESIARLCANYIDNVKAYVRREKVKNLFTDEDEEPDERLMRSIEEKIDIPESRKDDFRREIMNYIAALALEGKRFDYRSNERLRRALELKLFEDQKDSIKLTSLVTNVVDKATQEKIEIVKSRLIRDYDYCESCATDVLTYVASIFARGDIKDYRERRK
- the sucD gene encoding succinate--CoA ligase subunit alpha, whose product is MSILVNKNTKVVVQGITGSAGLFHATQCREYGTKIVGGVTPGKGGTEIEGFPVFNTVSEAVKETSANTSLIFVPAPFAMDAIVEAVDAGIKLVICITEGIPTMDMIKVKKYMEGKRARLIGPNCPGVMTPGEAKVGIMPGYIHLPGRIGIISRSGTLTYEAVWQLTNLGIGQSTSVGIGGDPIVGSSFIDILKLFEKDKDTDAVVLIGEIGGSAEEDAAAFIKKSFSKPVVAFIAGATAPKGKRMGHAGAIISGSSGTAADKRAALERAGVKVCPSPAEIGETLRQAIS
- a CDS encoding Trm112 family protein, giving the protein MPIDEKLLEILACPKCKGDIRLNQDGSGLICDQCKLLYPIKDDIPIMLIEEAVKLG
- a CDS encoding NAD-dependent epimerase/dehydratase family protein, which produces MSLLITGVSGFIGSNLAERLIGEGFDIIGIDSFLDYYPKRIKENNLKKLKDNPKFRFVEGNILNLNLREILYSIEAVFHQAAIPGVRASWGKDFNQYVDNNIMGTQVLLEACKDTGIKKFIYASSSSVYGDADELPIKETTPTNPVSPYGVSKLAGEHLASLYFKGYGIPVVSLRYFTVYGPRQRPDMGFHKFISAILLGKEIEIYGTGEQTRDFTFIDDAVEANLQAYYRGKEGESYNVGGGSRIKLIEAIKIIEEISGKRANLKYKEPQRGDAKHTYADVSKAKRDFGYSPRFDIQQGLKRHYEWLKENLDVYR
- a CDS encoding glycosyltransferase family 9 protein, which translates into the protein MRILIIRRGAVGDTVVTLPTLGILRTCYPDAYIEVIGNPDYWEIAHKRYYVDAVSKGDAKLTPELYSRGGEIGKGLSHYFSSFDLIIGYVSDPDGTLSENLRKTGAGRVVTRSPFPKGDERHAADYTALVLTEIGLEVNPPLFPKIHLNDEDLAFAYQFLSSIEHNQAETPSMASLRIEQFSHSAHKPFVAIHPRTYGIKGLPIETFVKIGKWVENTIDAKTMWITGQAEEENIDIIKLNFPSSILFHLQPLPKVAAVLRLSRFYIGCDTGISHLAAAAGAPVIALFGPTNPHVWGPRGSKVWIVKADDMAEFEDENLKEIIYKFDGIGDVKEYRILPYRPEK
- a CDS encoding caspase family protein, with protein sequence MSKKSTVGIKKKSPRRALCVGINDYPYEGNDLNGCVNDANAWAGLLTKQYGFPKSDVKVLLDSEATKKNIMKALKRLMAGARPGDILVFTNSSHGSYVADTSGDEEKYDEILCPYDIEDNHILDDELRELIANLKSGVNMTVILDNCFSGTATRAAVAEIIPGLKTPDDRRVRFLSPALRGLPVLQNPWSAKPNSKMKQPESKMMEILLSGCTDKEYSYDAFFDGVYHGALTYYAIQAIRQANYKLTYSQLHKRIVNLISDYPQHPQLEGKSSNKKRQIFS
- a CDS encoding CHAT domain-containing protein encodes the protein MTGSRQKALSEIANLEWEEFEKRLLTTTRGRRRAGADETAMRQYFGDEEFEELQKLAYEAQRSRQRAPVLGNLVLLPGIMGSYLVTVDNDDDEDLVWVNFFRLIKGDIKRLKLSPDGHSEANPKYRVKTSIIHKGTYARAMLKLSARWNVKPFAFDWRKDIDLSSRALADFIEEKFKDEPVHLVAHSMGGLVSRNFIRLHKDLWEKMRDGNGVRGGRLVMLGTPNYGSFAIPQTMTGVEKMVRLLEAADLKNNLKELLEIINTFVGSYEMLPAQSKIPEPTQAIYRAETWGKFPVFENHLKRALKFHSDLETEKTIDPERMTYIAGCNRETLSGLEIVEPGKFKYFITYDGDGRVPHRLGLLEGVKTYYVEEDHGSLPKNDKVITAIDQLLERGETSVLPDRPITARVTLPEGATWHRSLGEYLVRSEVEKIARQAEYDYDNVSPDDLRIAEETVMRAAIGENRPVKKPAHRKPAPPVRKKPLRIDVVLGDVTKVSAPVVVVGHYKGVTPISAIGALDKKLGGWIRQATEHSMLAGELGQLYFIPVMRNQIAADTVLVAGMGQEGKFSRDDLSYLMLNVTQAISTLELDSFASVIIGGGQGSLELDDALKAILLGISEALERMGDKKKVRRITFVEFDSKRHKDIADILTSYKDENFPPNLEIKVFRRALPGAIKKPKAKTIDRSQDRRADEFGPRITIERDGDVFRFSALTRTAVIPVREVEIQSFFSEGMSDRLMSSSTKGEQEMFGQLLHSLIPEEFHAFYDTVEPLTLILDRSTASLPWEMACFDGPRGTNFFGTELRLTRQFRTLLSPAPAIAPKLNDRLRVLVIADPAPDRLHLPGAQEEGREVVRILNQVRNEWGLKIEVIDRIGPAECEPVEILALLHNEEFDVVHFAGHGIFDQEKPSRSGWVFGLDKGQPEKLRTLSALEIFRLRRAPRLVFSNACFSAVVYRGKPLTAEEMNRNLAGLAEAFFERGVLNYIGAGWPVQDDLAIGFATEFYTQALIGRPAKSLGSNSNLFSGEKPGSAKGRPNPLTLGQAVSEARRLILHNGSTWGAYQHYGQASDKLIKLEDTPESKTAPMPKTAARKEGKARPSPKRER